A window of the Lolium perenne isolate Kyuss_39 chromosome 7, Kyuss_2.0, whole genome shotgun sequence genome harbors these coding sequences:
- the LOC127311279 gene encoding GDSL esterase/lipase APG, with amino-acid sequence MSSSRGSLAMQGRFVLLALSLLLISWGGSVQAQVVPAVISFGDSTIDVGNNNYLPGAVFKANYAPYGKNFRRHKATGRFSDGKIVTDVTSETLGFEGYAPPYLSPLASGKNLLAGANFGSAASSYDDDTAALYDAITLSQQLKYYKEYQAKLAAVAGRRGARSILADALYVVSTGTGDFLQNYYHNASLSARYDVNRYCDHLVRIFSGFTDELYKLGARRIGVTSMPPLGCLPAAIRLYGKGRSGCVRRLNGDAETFNRKLNATVEALVKRHDGLKVAVFDIYTPLRELSEKPAAQGFSEARKTCCRTGKAGTRVYLCDPATAVGMCRNASSYVYFDGVHPSEAANLVIADSMVSAGIDLLS; translated from the exons ATGTCTTCATCTAGGGGTTCATTAGCGATGCAAGGGAGGTTCGTGCTGCTGGCACTGTCTCTGCTCCTCATCTCCTGGGGCGGCAGCGTCCAGGCGCAGGTGGTGCCCGCGGTGATCTCGTTCGGTGACTCGACCATCGACGTCGGCAACAACAACTACCTGCCCGGCGCCGTCTTCAAGGCCAACTACGCGCCGTATGGGAAGAACTTCAGGCGCCACAAGGCCACCGGCAGGTTCTCCGACGGCAAGATCGTCACCGACGTCACCT CTGAAACGCTTGGCTTTGAGGGCTACGCGCCGCCGTACCTCAGCCCGCTGGCATCGGGGAAGAACCTCCTCGCCGGCGCAAACTTCGGATCTGCCGCATCCAGCTACGACGACGACACGGCCGCCCTGTAT GATGCGATCACGTTGTCGCAGCAGCTCAAGTACTACAAGGAGTACCAGGCCAAGCTTGCCGCGGTGGCCGGGCGCCGCGGGGCGCGCTCGATCCTGGCCGACGCGCTGTACGTcgtcagcaccggcaccggcgacTTCCTCCAGAACTACTACCACAACGCCTCCCTGTCCGCGCGCTACGACGTCAACCGCTACTGTGACCACCTCGTCCGCATTTTCTCCGGCTTCACCGAC GAGCTGTACAAGCTGGGGGCACGGCGGATCGGCGTGACGTCCATGCCGCCGCTGGGGTGCCTGCCGGCGGCAATCCGGCTGTACGGCAAGGGCCGCAGCGGGTGCGTGCGTCGGCTCAACGGCGACGCGGAGACCTTCAACCGGAAGCTGAACGCCACCGTCGAGGCTCTGGTGAAGCGGCACGACGGCCTCAAGGTCGCCGTCTTCGACATCTACACGCCGCTCCGGGAACTCTCCGAGAAACCGGCGGCGCAGGGCTTCTCGGAGGCGAGGAAGACGTGCTGCAGGACGGGGAAGGCGGGGACGAGAGTCTACCTCTGCGACCCGGCCACGGCGGTCGGGATGTGCCGGAACGCCAGCAGCTACGTGTACTTCGACGGCGTGCACCCGTCGGAGGCGGCCAACTTGGTCATCGCCGACTCCATGGTCTCCGCGGGCATCGACTTACTCTCATAG
- the LOC127311277 gene encoding uncharacterized protein — protein MAPPPLNDLTRLLAEVASRPAGGESLSASISSLAAALSPSAPASGTGVLDAALSLMCFDPQEVDRARLDCLVRTTVSALSDSASCRVVRTDERSGGEMLCFGSSVSPGDCCELVRSCAALVDKLGDLDVAGHSYDLLHAVVKTALLSPHYQSLFPLPYYREDGETGYEMGTIGIDLARHPSYQVLPGDGSIPPRALLWHLDPSVLKHDLSEMLREAVARPLLYLRKELHDRVSWRVIVICLVCSPPAFLEMRSLLHIWFLATGMGSVLELCTAMVSSVLDVLLEPMGWGISMELGQKFPFAHAYFPSQQRDLLAILTGPISCRRFMDLVSCIEAMVCLGNTRSGNSLWNSIQSQPSKGSHFGKKPSSKGLVKFEYSSAWLMITNFPIWFSFATALLFHQNGSQGYLSEILSREKTAESISDISLAQRAAFYLSWVLCPSNVDERQILANNMVDLSHAWARNNKRRPSYAYHTSTVNHRRKLRIPTAEVTGKLYASTNPVSSLIEEFDDHCVKFSNITAVSQVQDEDTSDIPLACPNFLHLQIPLGVLLVSSSCISEQECNVILHYTNTGLVLESKEVQEKMKDHFGHDGFSSTYRGFNERRALSGAYLIFGWLDIIDDMSGAIFESEDTCRHFVSELRTRMCPYLLKCVNLLLNQAGQDKDFIIDLRDRLLNWSNKGQSFDGCEAFKDVILQINRKVMLPPQQ, from the exons ATGGCGCCTCCTCCCCTCAACGACCTCACCCGCCTGCTCGCCGAGGTAGCTTCCCGCCCCGCCGGCGGCGAATCACTCTCCGCCTCCATCTCCTCCCTCGCGGCGGCCCTCAGCCCCAGCGCCCCCGCCTCCGGAACCGGTGTCCTCGACGCCGCGCTCTCCCTCATGTGCTTCGACCCACAAGAG GTGGATAGGGCTCGCCTGGACTGCCTGGTCCGCACCACCGTCTCCGCGCTCTCCGACTCGGCCTCGTGCCGAGTGGTGCGGACCGACGAACGGAGCGGCGGCGAGATGCTCTGCTTCGGGAGCTCCGTCTCCCCCGGGGACTGCTGCGAGCTGGTCCGCTCCTGTGCTGCCCTCGTCGATAAATTGGGGGATCTTGATG TTGCGGGTCACTCTTATGACCTTCTGCACGCCGTTGTGAAAACGGCGCTGCTATCTCCACATTACCAGTCTCTCTTTCCTTTGCCATATTACAGAGAAGATGGAGAAACCGGTTATGAAATGGGTACCATCGGCATCGATTTAGCAAGGCATCCATCTTATCAAGTGCTTCCCGGTGATGGCTCGATCCCGCCGAG GGCCCTTCTGTGGCATCTCGACCCATCGGTTCTAAAACATGATCTTTCAGAGATGCTACGGGAAGCAGTTGCAAGGCCCTTGCTTTATCTGAGGAAAGAGTTACATGATCGGGTATCATGGCGTGTGATTGTAATATGTTTGGTTTGCTCCCCGCCTGCATTCTTGGAGATGCGATCATTACTCCATATATGGTTTCTTGCAAC GGGTATGGGTTCTGTGCTAGAACTTTGCACAGCAATGGTATCATCAGTATTAGATGTTCTTCTCGAGCCGATGGGATGGGGAATATCCATGGAACTGGGGCAGAAGTTTCCCTTCGCACATGCTTATTTCCCAAGCCAGCAAAGGGACTTGCTTGCCATACTAACTGGACCCATATCATGCAGAAGATTTATGGACCTTGTTTCTTGCATAGAAGCTATGGTTTGTTTGGGTAACACAAGAAGCGGCAACTCTTTATGGAACAGCATACAATCACAACCATCAAAGGGATCACACTTTGGCAAAAAACCATCATCAAAGGGATTGGTCAAATTCGAATATAGTTCTGCTTG GTTGATGATTACAAATTTCCCTATCTGGTTCAGTTTTGCTACTGCCTTACTTTTTCATCAGAATGGTTCACAAGGTTATTTATCAGAAATATTATCCAGGGAGAAAACTGCTGAATCAATAAGTGATATCAGTCTTGCTCAGAGGGCAGCATTTTACCTTTCGTGGGTCTTATGCCCTTCTAATGTAGATGAAAGACAGATATTGGCTAACAATATGGTGGACTTATCACATGCTTGGGCTAGGAACAACAAAAGACGCCCCAGTTATGCATACCATACTAGTACTGTAAATCACAGGAGGAAATTGCGAATACCCACAGCAGAGGTTACGGGGAAACTTTATGCATCAACCAACCCTGTCAGTTCCCTTATTGAAGAATTTGATGACCACTGTGTGAAGTTCAGTAACATTACTGCTGTTAGTCAAGTGCAAGATGAAGACACATCAGACATCCCTCTCGCATGCCCTAATTTTCTGCATTTGCAGATTCCTTTAGGGGTGTTGCTTGTGTCCTCTAGCTGTATTAGTGAGCAGGAATGTAACGTGATTCTGCACTACACAAACACTGGTCTAGTTCTAGAGTCAAAGGAAGTGCAGGAAAAAATGAAAGATCATTTTGGTCATGATGGTTTTTCATCCACCTATAGAGGTTTTAATGAAAGACGGGCTTTAAGTGGTGCATATCTCATCTTTGGCTGGCTTGACATCATTGATGATATGTCTGGAGCGATCTTTGAATCTGAAGATACATGTCGTCATTTTGTCAGTGAACTAAGAACCAGGATGTGCCCATACTTGCTCAAGTGTGTAAATTTATTGCTGAATCAGGCAGGTCAAGATAAAGATTTTATAATTGATCTCCGTGACAGGTTGCTGAACTGGAGTAATAAAGGGCAGAGTTTTGATGGTTGCGAGGCATTCAAAGACGTTATCCTTCAAATAAATAGAAAAGTTATGCTCCCACCACAGCAATGA
- the LOC127311276 gene encoding uncharacterized protein: MWRAAASHLLLHQRPSTAAATALYTLRNLCHFPPPSPAEAKFTPAEAQRMVRLVGVELLKRRLRDSPDEVLGHGEFLDACVEAGAARTRGQAEELAQAMDQSGSVVLFRGMVYLHPEKVVNLVRSVVPPVLEIQNDVRKEEFELLKKKKEEIDRQAHKQVKRILWSGLLFLQTTLGLTFRFTFWEFSWDVIAPVAFFVTSSDLLVGYAYFLVTLRKLSYRSYMERLFETRRKKLYDKEGFDMEKYLEMEKHIKCPLGGECTEAATKAIFREIERRMQDGQDEIVSHGQLLDVLLESSLKRTEAEELVQKMDDFSLVMLVRGKTYLNHEKVVNLIRRAVPFALAPENDARKEEFKQLQAKMEEINSLAHKHAMRILCVGFAYFLLQFALLFRLTFWEFTWHETEPLDLTIAGIQLIICYGYFLHTSSNPTLQDFRQRLFLARRRKLCAKHRFDIDRYLKLQKHL, from the exons ATGTGGCGAGCAGCCGCCTCCCACCTCCTCCTTCACCAACGGCCATCCACGGCAGCCGCCACGGCATTGTACACTCTGCGGAACCTCTGCCATTTCCCGCCGCCATCTCCGGCGGAGGCGAAGTTCACGCCGGCGGAGGCTCAACGAATGGTGCGGCTTGTTGGAGTGGAGCTGCTAAAGAGGCGGCTGCGGGACAGCCCAGACGAGGTGTTAGGCCATGGCGAGTTTCTCGACGCGTGCGTGGAGGCTGGCGCGGCGCGCACGCGTGGCCAGGCGGAGGAGCTGGCGCAGGCGATGGACCAGTCCGGCAGCGTGGTGCTCTTCCGGGGAATGGTCTACCTCCACCCAGAGAAG GTAGTGAACCTGGTTAGAAGTGTCGTTCCGCCTGTACTCGAGATCCAGAATGATGTGAGAAAAGAAGAGTTTGAGCTActgaaaaagaagaaagaagagattgACAGGCAGGCGCACAAGCAAGTCAAGCGAATCCTCTGGTCTGGCTTACTGTTCTTGCAGACCACATTAGGCCTCACTTTCCGTTTCACGTTCTGGGAGTTCTCCTGGGACGTTATAGCGCCAGTCGCCTTCTTCGTGACCAGTTCTGACCTGCTTGTCGGCTATGCCTATTTCCTTGTTACCTTACGCAAGCTGTCATATCGAAGCTACATGGAGAGGCTGTTTGAAACAAGGAGGAAGAAGCTCTACGACAAGGAGGGTTTTGATATGGAGAAGTACCTGGAAATGGAGAAACACATAAAGTGTCCCCTGGGAGGTGAATGCACTGAAG CTGCTACCAAAGCGATCTTCAGAGAAATAGAGAGGCGGATGCAGGACGGGCAGGACGAGATTGTCAGCCACGGCCAGCTCCTCGACGTTTTGCTGGAGAGCAGCCTCAAGCGCACAGAGGCGGAGGAACTCGTGCAGAAGATGGACGACTTCAGCTTGGTGATGCTCGTCCGGGGCAAGACCTACCTCAACCATGAGAAA GTTGTGAACCTGATTAGAAGGGCTGTGCCTTTTGCACTCGCCCCAGAGAACGACGCGAGAAAAGAAGAGTTCAAACAACTCCAGGCAAAGATGGAAGAGATAAACAGCCTGGCTCACAAGCATGCCATGCGAATTCTATGTGTTGGCTTTGCATACTTCCTGCTCCAATTCGCTCTCTTATTCCGCCTTACGTTCTGGGAGTTCACATGGCATGAGACAGAGCCGCTCGACCTTACCATAGCCGGCATCCAGCTGATTATTTGCTACGGATATTTCCTCCATACCTCGAGTAATCCGACGTTACAAGACTTCAGGCAGAGGCTGTTCTTGGCAAGGAGGAGAAAGCTCTGCGCCAAGCATAGATTTGATATAGACAGATACCTGAAGTTGCAGAAACACCTTTAG